In the genome of Cystobacter ferrugineus, one region contains:
- a CDS encoding Bax inhibitor-1/YccA family protein has product MAWETQGWQPARADVTDVLMQESQRTFMSRVYGWMFAGLMTTGVVALLAASSQQAVMMVAQFRWVFLIAQLGLVFALSGLAPRMSAPVAGALFLVYSVLTGLTFSVLFYVYTGGSIANAFLMAAGTFGAMSVYGAVTKKDLSGWGTFLFMGLIGVVIASVVQIFVQNSMLNFVLGCAGVVLFAGLAAYDTQKLREMHAAVGYKSATSASINGALVLYLDFINLFISLLRLFGDRRDD; this is encoded by the coding sequence ATGGCTTGGGAAACACAGGGGTGGCAGCCAGCGCGCGCTGACGTCACGGACGTCCTGATGCAGGAGTCCCAGCGCACCTTCATGTCGCGCGTGTACGGGTGGATGTTCGCGGGACTGATGACGACGGGCGTCGTGGCGCTGTTGGCCGCGTCGAGCCAGCAGGCGGTGATGATGGTCGCCCAGTTCCGGTGGGTGTTCCTCATCGCGCAGCTCGGCCTGGTGTTCGCCCTCTCGGGGCTGGCGCCCCGGATGTCGGCCCCGGTGGCCGGTGCCCTCTTCCTGGTGTACTCGGTCCTCACCGGGCTCACCTTCTCGGTGCTCTTCTACGTCTACACGGGCGGCTCCATCGCCAACGCCTTCCTCATGGCCGCGGGCACCTTCGGCGCGATGAGTGTCTACGGCGCGGTCACCAAGAAGGACCTGAGCGGCTGGGGCACCTTCCTCTTCATGGGCCTCATCGGCGTGGTCATCGCCAGCGTGGTGCAGATCTTCGTGCAGAACTCCATGCTCAACTTCGTGCTGGGCTGCGCGGGCGTGGTGCTCTTCGCGGGACTCGCCGCGTACGACACGCAGAAGCTGCGCGAGATGCACGCCGCCGTGGGTTACAAGTCGGCCACCTCGGCGAGCATCAATGGCGCCCTGGTGCTCTACCTGGACTTCATCAACCTCTTCATCTCCCTGCTGCGCCTCTTCGGCGACCGCCGCGACGATTAG
- a CDS encoding phospholipid scramblase-related protein — MSRSPKKTPEDSGLELDWKGRTAPEERGQEAARSEGEAGRGAPGDPRYMGPGVRLALASLLEGPGLTVRQLREWGESLTGWETRNRYEAIDHNGHFMLFIGETGSGLGQSLLRNFLPFRSLELECMTKDGILALSLERAVTLFFTHVEVTAWDGRPLGYIQQRWGLVRRHFDLCTPAGVVMATMTGPLWRPWTFTVQQRDEEVAVIRKQWSGFVSESFTDADTFGVEFRPGLTDGRLRQMVLAATLMVDLCYFEARDNSQGTLLGALSD, encoded by the coding sequence ATGAGCCGATCGCCGAAGAAGACCCCGGAGGACAGCGGCCTGGAGCTGGATTGGAAGGGACGCACGGCGCCGGAGGAGCGTGGCCAGGAAGCGGCGCGGAGCGAGGGGGAGGCCGGCCGGGGCGCGCCGGGGGATCCGCGCTACATGGGCCCCGGAGTGCGGCTCGCGCTCGCGTCCCTGTTGGAGGGGCCAGGCCTGACCGTGCGCCAGTTGCGCGAGTGGGGCGAGTCCCTCACCGGCTGGGAGACGCGCAACCGCTACGAGGCCATCGATCACAATGGCCACTTCATGCTCTTCATCGGCGAGACGGGCTCCGGCCTGGGCCAGTCCCTGCTGCGCAACTTCCTGCCCTTCCGCTCGCTGGAGCTGGAGTGCATGACGAAGGACGGCATCCTGGCGCTGAGCCTCGAGCGCGCCGTGACGCTCTTCTTCACGCACGTGGAGGTGACGGCCTGGGACGGGCGCCCACTGGGCTACATCCAGCAGCGCTGGGGGCTGGTGCGGCGCCACTTTGATTTGTGCACCCCCGCGGGCGTGGTGATGGCCACGATGACGGGGCCGCTGTGGCGGCCGTGGACCTTCACGGTTCAGCAGCGAGACGAGGAGGTGGCCGTCATCCGCAAGCAGTGGAGCGGATTCGTCTCGGAGTCCTTCACCGACGCGGACACCTTCGGCGTGGAGTTCCGCCCCGGGCTCACCGACGGGCGGCTGCGGCAGATGGTGCTCGCCGCCACCCTGATGGTGGACCTCTGCTACTTCGAGGCGCGCGACAACTCCCAGGGCACCCTGCTCGGCGCCCTGAGCGACTGA
- a CDS encoding (2Fe-2S) ferredoxin domain-containing protein, whose protein sequence is MPPFQRHVFVCTNRRPDGHPKGCCATKGGEEVRARFKEELEKRGLKGQMRANAAGCVDTCSFGVSVVVYPEGVWYGGVKPEDVPTIVDEHLVGGRPVERLLMPFSRGKAQE, encoded by the coding sequence ATGCCTCCGTTCCAACGTCATGTGTTTGTCTGTACCAACCGGCGTCCCGACGGCCACCCCAAGGGGTGTTGTGCCACGAAGGGGGGCGAGGAAGTGCGCGCCCGTTTCAAGGAGGAGCTGGAGAAGCGCGGCCTCAAGGGGCAGATGCGCGCCAACGCCGCCGGGTGCGTGGATACCTGCTCCTTCGGCGTGTCGGTCGTCGTCTACCCCGAGGGCGTCTGGTACGGCGGGGTGAAGCCCGAGGACGTGCCCACCATCGTCGACGAGCACCTGGTGGGAGGCCGCCCCGTGGAGCGGCTCCTCATGCCGTTCTCCCGGGGCAAGGCCCAGGAGTAG
- a CDS encoding vitamin B12-dependent ribonucleotide reductase, whose amino-acid sequence MDGKEMAGPRTKAPGLTVERFFTTPGVDPADELAWELRTAGISGEDGKSVFQQKDVEVPKSWSMLATNVVASKYFRGTPGTAERETSVRHLVARVVDTLTRWGAQGGYFATATDRDTFHAELTHLLLRQKAAFNSPVWFNVGVEEHPQCSACFINSVDDSMESILGLAKTEGMLFKYGSGTGSNLSTIRSSRELLAGGGTASGPVSFMKGFDAFAGVIKSGGKTRRAAKMVILNADHPDVLEFIRCKSNEEKKAWALIEAGYDPSFNGEAYSSVFFQNSNNSVRATDEFMRAVINDGAWTTHAVRDGRPMDTHKARDIFREIASAAHLCGDPGMQFDTTINAWHTCSNTDRINASNPCSEYMFLDDSACNLASLNLMHFRTIDGDFDVTAFKHAVDVVLLAMEIIVGNSKYPTEKITKNSHAYRPLGLGYANLGALLMAAGLPYDSDVGRNYAGAITSLMCGEAYAMSARMAGKQGAFEGYAKNAEPFLGVIRKHRKAAYNIPPEGVTPELFEAQKQAWDEALALGGEFGFRNSQVTVLAPTGTIGFMMDCDTTGIEPDIALIKYKKLVGGGMLKIVNQTVPLALEKLGYRQTQAQDIITYLDKHETIEGAPHLKPEHLAVFDCAFKPAKGQRSIHWMGHLKMMGATQPFLSGAISKTVNMPSDATVEDIEKAYIEAWRMGLKAVAVYRDGCKRTQPLNTSKDKVKDTKAVVAEPALAAVRDANAMRRRLPDERRAITHKFSIGGHEGYLTVGMYEDGTPGELFCVMAKEGSVVSGLMDSFATAVSLALQYGVPLQVLVDKFSHVRFEPSGFTGNPAVPIAKSIVDYIFRWLALKFLPAEQAEGGMEETVEPKVVAAEVKPEVQAAPVVALPMATPRRTYLNQADAPPCHTCGEIMVRNGACYKCSNCGTTSGCS is encoded by the coding sequence ATGGACGGCAAGGAGATGGCGGGGCCGAGGACGAAGGCCCCGGGGCTCACGGTGGAGCGCTTCTTCACGACGCCGGGGGTGGATCCGGCGGACGAGCTGGCGTGGGAGCTGCGCACCGCGGGCATCTCGGGCGAGGACGGCAAGTCCGTCTTCCAGCAGAAGGACGTGGAGGTGCCCAAGTCCTGGTCGATGCTGGCCACCAACGTGGTCGCGTCCAAGTACTTCCGGGGCACGCCGGGCACGGCGGAGCGCGAGACGAGCGTGCGCCACCTGGTGGCGCGCGTGGTGGACACCCTCACCCGCTGGGGCGCCCAGGGCGGCTACTTCGCCACCGCCACGGACCGGGACACCTTCCACGCCGAGCTCACCCACCTGCTCTTGCGCCAGAAGGCGGCCTTCAACTCGCCCGTCTGGTTCAACGTGGGCGTGGAGGAGCACCCGCAGTGCTCGGCGTGCTTCATCAACTCGGTGGATGACTCCATGGAGTCCATCCTCGGCCTGGCCAAGACCGAGGGCATGCTCTTCAAGTACGGCTCGGGCACGGGCAGCAACCTGTCCACCATCCGCTCCAGCCGCGAGCTGCTCGCCGGCGGCGGCACCGCGAGCGGCCCCGTGTCCTTCATGAAGGGCTTCGACGCGTTCGCCGGCGTCATCAAGAGCGGCGGCAAGACGCGCCGCGCCGCGAAGATGGTCATCCTCAACGCGGACCACCCGGACGTGCTGGAGTTCATCCGCTGCAAGTCCAACGAGGAGAAGAAGGCCTGGGCGCTCATCGAGGCCGGGTATGATCCGAGCTTCAACGGCGAGGCCTACTCGTCCGTCTTCTTCCAGAACTCGAACAACTCGGTGCGCGCGACGGACGAGTTCATGCGCGCGGTCATCAACGACGGCGCCTGGACGACGCACGCGGTGCGCGACGGCCGGCCCATGGACACCCACAAGGCGCGCGACATCTTCCGGGAGATCGCCTCGGCGGCGCACCTGTGCGGCGACCCGGGCATGCAGTTCGACACCACCATCAACGCCTGGCACACCTGCTCGAACACGGACCGCATCAACGCGTCCAACCCGTGCTCGGAGTACATGTTCCTCGACGACTCGGCCTGCAACCTGGCGTCGTTGAACCTGATGCACTTCCGCACCATCGACGGCGACTTCGACGTCACCGCCTTCAAGCACGCGGTGGACGTGGTGCTGCTCGCGATGGAGATCATCGTCGGCAACTCCAAGTACCCGACGGAGAAGATCACGAAGAACAGCCACGCCTACCGGCCGCTGGGCCTGGGCTACGCGAACCTGGGCGCGCTGCTCATGGCCGCGGGCCTGCCGTACGACTCGGACGTGGGCCGCAACTACGCGGGCGCCATCACCTCGCTCATGTGCGGCGAGGCGTACGCCATGAGCGCGCGCATGGCGGGCAAGCAGGGCGCGTTCGAGGGCTACGCGAAGAACGCCGAGCCCTTCCTCGGCGTCATCCGCAAGCACCGCAAGGCCGCGTACAACATCCCCCCCGAGGGCGTGACGCCGGAGTTGTTCGAGGCGCAGAAGCAGGCGTGGGACGAGGCGCTGGCGCTGGGCGGCGAGTTCGGCTTCCGCAACAGCCAGGTGACGGTGCTGGCGCCCACGGGCACCATCGGCTTCATGATGGACTGCGACACGACGGGGATTGAGCCCGACATCGCGCTCATCAAGTACAAGAAGCTGGTGGGCGGCGGCATGCTGAAGATCGTCAACCAGACGGTGCCGCTGGCGCTCGAGAAGCTCGGCTACCGGCAGACGCAGGCCCAGGACATCATCACGTACCTGGACAAGCACGAGACGATCGAGGGCGCGCCGCACCTCAAGCCCGAGCACCTGGCGGTGTTCGACTGCGCGTTCAAGCCGGCCAAGGGCCAGCGCAGCATCCACTGGATGGGCCACCTGAAGATGATGGGCGCGACGCAGCCCTTCCTGTCGGGTGCCATCTCCAAGACGGTGAACATGCCGTCGGACGCCACGGTGGAGGACATCGAGAAGGCCTACATCGAGGCGTGGCGCATGGGGCTCAAGGCGGTGGCGGTGTACCGCGACGGCTGCAAGCGGACCCAGCCGCTCAACACCTCGAAGGACAAGGTGAAGGACACGAAGGCGGTAGTGGCCGAGCCCGCGCTCGCCGCGGTGCGCGACGCCAACGCCATGCGCCGGCGGCTGCCGGACGAGCGGCGGGCCATCACGCACAAGTTCTCCATCGGGGGCCACGAGGGCTACCTGACGGTGGGCATGTACGAGGACGGCACGCCGGGCGAGCTGTTCTGCGTCATGGCGAAGGAAGGCTCGGTGGTGAGCGGCCTGATGGACAGCTTCGCCACGGCGGTGTCGCTGGCGTTGCAGTACGGGGTGCCCTTGCAGGTGTTGGTGGACAAGTTCAGCCACGTGCGCTTCGAGCCGAGCGGCTTCACGGGCAACCCGGCGGTGCCGATCGCCAAGTCCATTGTCGACTACATCTTCCGGTGGCTGGCGCTGAAGTTCCTGCCGGCCGAGCAGGCCGAGGGAGGCATGGAGGAGACGGTGGAGCCCAAGGTGGTGGCGGCCGAGGTGAAGCCCGAGGTGCAGGCGGCTCCCGTGGTGGCGCTGCCCATGGCCACGCCGCGGCGGACGTACCTCAACCAGGCCGACGCCCCGCCCTGCCACACCTGCGGGGAGATCATGGTGCGCAACGGCGCTTGCTATAAGTGCAGCAATTGCGGCACCACGAGCGGCTGCAGCTGA
- a CDS encoding Mu transposase domain-containing protein: MSSRRSESAPRNGSPQATVSRSSSSTHERPIDRFEREEKAALCPLPSRPLPRRQQRLKRKVANDALVDVDTVRYSVPHRLVRESVKVQVGEDSEVRMSHELVHARLLEHLERLRHLAERLDALLVEATWRVHLPGLPRCAAARGDGAKQSKRVSMGIITIAHFPAVKTLEDFDFKAQPSVDQKLVRRGAVVSVFRGARSCAPYVPLQRGFRGYQGGLHGTRRDDDPRKIKAVAGNCASCLRFPTALPRVRSPARAFAAPCSRRCARGMAWTCSSAW, encoded by the coding sequence GTGTCGTCACGGCGGTCAGAATCCGCTCCACGAAACGGCTCCCCTCAGGCGACTGTGTCCCGAAGCTCGTCTTCCACGCACGAGCGGCCCATCGACAGGTTTGAGCGTGAGGAGAAGGCCGCGCTGTGCCCGCTGCCCTCGCGTCCGCTGCCGCGTCGTCAGCAACGGCTCAAGCGCAAGGTGGCCAACGACGCGCTCGTGGACGTGGACACGGTGCGCTACAGCGTGCCGCACCGGCTGGTACGCGAGAGCGTCAAGGTGCAGGTGGGAGAAGACAGCGAGGTGCGCATGAGCCATGAGTTGGTACATGCACGCTTGCTCGAGCACCTGGAGCGGCTGCGACACCTAGCCGAGCGGCTGGATGCGCTGCTGGTGGAGGCCACGTGGCGAGTCCACCTACCTGGACTTCCTCGATGCGCTGCTGCGCGAGGAGATGGGGCCAAGCAGAGCAAGCGGGTGAGCATGGGAATCATCACCATCGCGCACTTCCCGGCGGTGAAGACGCTGGAGGACTTCGACTTCAAGGCACAGCCCTCGGTGGACCAGAAATTGGTGCGGCGAGGAGCAGTAGTCTCTGTATTCCGTGGGGCTCGCTCATGTGCCCCGTATGTGCCCCTCCAGCGCGGATTCAGGGGGTACCAGGGGGGACTGCACGGCACGAGACGGGATGACGACCCGAGGAAAATCAAGGCGGTAGCGGGTAACTGCGCGTCCTGCTTGAGGTTTCCTACCGCCCTGCCCAGGGTTCGATCCCCGGCTCGTGCATTCGCAGCTCCATGCTCGAGGCGATGTGCTCGCGGCATGGCGTGGACGTGTAGCTCCGCCTGGTGA
- a CDS encoding DEAD/DEAH box helicase, whose translation MSNEREDAAHLGDAERLMLHQLRLLEWLDIRDGRGVGVDQASEAPVGVPATVPDEWRLAQGVDLYEWQRECIERWFKANGRGTVKVVTGAGKTLLALALAEKLQNERVPDLRVAVVVPTIVLMHQWYEELLTHGNLPRTAIGRLGGGYKDDFTEGRRVLIAVLSSAHKLLPRMVRKERIGKRLLLVADECHRLGSKEMSQVFETERAFSLGLSATPERDDDEPTEEEAGYEGSILGQALGPIIYDFTLADALKLGIVPTFTIHHYGLPLTEEERGRYERLSRSISDSQSELRNRAPSERSSGSAFFQWARMMSSRGGSEVGTLANKLMGDISRRKELLHSMAARSDAVELLLMREFQLNPDARAILFHESIDEVMRLFVRLRNAGLPAIAEHSELPTSVREAGLDIFRRGIAKVIVSARSLIEGFNVPAVDIGIIVASSTSVRQRIQSLGRVLRRHRGPAGEEKTSCIHVLYARDTVDDFIYGKLDWDKTTGVERNLYYFWEPRTEPQPQAGPPRAPLPSELEVDASALTQGAVYPGAYEGMELSCDTRGNVRDVQGRFAVNPGQLAELVRAVKGGTGRFRITPRCQFVLVRVAEAEDWTTRFVTRLAEPLRFQMTADAAEPGDAAQLDEWVKTAVPGVQYPSSSVPTTIEGLRFKKKAGGVISKRVLGGEVFARVGERAQDPACGADASRLIAAVKELHAKGEQVSQLEVNAKNHVIHRAEGKLFFVCALAKGLEFPN comes from the coding sequence ATGAGCAATGAGCGCGAAGACGCGGCGCATTTGGGCGATGCCGAGCGACTGATGCTGCACCAGCTTCGCCTGCTGGAGTGGCTGGATATTCGCGACGGCCGAGGGGTCGGCGTCGACCAGGCCTCGGAGGCACCAGTTGGGGTCCCTGCTACCGTTCCAGACGAGTGGCGCTTGGCCCAAGGTGTCGATCTCTACGAATGGCAGAGGGAGTGCATCGAGCGCTGGTTCAAGGCGAACGGCCGGGGAACTGTCAAGGTCGTCACTGGCGCAGGCAAGACCCTCCTCGCACTCGCGCTCGCCGAGAAGCTCCAGAACGAGCGCGTGCCGGATCTCCGCGTGGCGGTGGTCGTTCCGACCATCGTCCTCATGCACCAGTGGTACGAGGAGCTTCTCACACATGGGAACCTGCCGCGCACGGCGATCGGTCGCCTCGGGGGGGGCTACAAGGACGATTTCACCGAGGGCCGGCGGGTGCTCATCGCGGTGCTGTCATCGGCTCACAAGCTCCTACCTCGGATGGTACGCAAGGAGCGCATCGGCAAGCGACTCCTGCTGGTAGCCGACGAGTGCCACAGGCTCGGCTCAAAGGAGATGTCCCAGGTCTTCGAGACCGAGCGTGCGTTCAGCCTAGGCCTCTCGGCGACTCCCGAGCGCGATGATGACGAACCAACCGAGGAGGAGGCGGGCTATGAGGGCTCGATTCTCGGCCAAGCCCTTGGACCAATCATCTACGACTTCACGCTAGCCGATGCGCTGAAGCTTGGGATCGTCCCGACCTTCACGATTCACCACTATGGGCTCCCGCTCACCGAAGAGGAGCGCGGCAGGTACGAGAGACTTTCGCGCTCGATCTCGGACTCGCAGTCGGAGCTAAGGAACCGTGCTCCAAGCGAGCGTTCGTCCGGATCAGCCTTCTTCCAGTGGGCGCGGATGATGTCGAGCCGAGGTGGGAGCGAAGTAGGCACGCTGGCCAACAAGCTGATGGGCGACATCAGCAGGCGCAAGGAACTCCTCCACTCGATGGCTGCTCGATCGGATGCCGTTGAGCTGCTCCTCATGAGGGAGTTCCAACTCAATCCTGACGCGCGTGCGATCCTGTTTCACGAGAGCATTGATGAGGTGATGCGTCTCTTCGTCCGGCTGCGTAACGCCGGTTTACCGGCGATTGCCGAGCACAGCGAGCTGCCGACGTCGGTCAGGGAGGCCGGTCTCGACATCTTCAGAAGAGGAATCGCCAAGGTCATCGTCTCGGCCCGATCGCTCATTGAAGGCTTCAATGTTCCGGCCGTGGACATCGGCATCATTGTCGCGTCATCGACCTCAGTGCGCCAGCGGATCCAGAGCCTCGGTCGCGTGCTTCGAAGGCACCGAGGACCGGCAGGGGAGGAAAAGACCTCCTGCATTCATGTCTTGTATGCACGCGATACCGTCGACGATTTTATCTACGGTAAGCTCGATTGGGACAAGACCACGGGGGTCGAGCGCAATCTCTACTACTTCTGGGAGCCAAGGACCGAACCACAGCCCCAGGCAGGGCCTCCTCGGGCGCCGCTTCCTTCCGAGTTGGAGGTAGACGCAAGCGCTCTCACCCAGGGAGCCGTCTATCCAGGTGCCTATGAGGGAATGGAACTGAGCTGCGATACCCGAGGCAATGTGCGCGATGTGCAGGGCCGGTTTGCCGTGAACCCTGGCCAGCTTGCGGAACTCGTTCGGGCGGTCAAGGGTGGAACTGGGCGGTTCCGGATCACCCCTCGGTGCCAGTTTGTGCTCGTTCGGGTCGCCGAGGCTGAAGACTGGACGACAAGGTTCGTGACCCGCCTTGCGGAACCGCTCCGGTTTCAGATGACTGCCGATGCTGCAGAGCCCGGCGATGCCGCGCAACTTGATGAGTGGGTCAAGACGGCCGTGCCAGGTGTTCAGTATCCTTCTAGCTCCGTCCCAACGACGATTGAGGGCTTACGATTCAAGAAGAAGGCCGGGGGTGTTATTAGCAAGCGCGTGCTTGGCGGCGAGGTGTTCGCTCGAGTCGGGGAGCGTGCTCAGGATCCGGCTTGTGGCGCGGATGCGTCTCGTTTGATTGCAGCAGTGAAGGAACTGCACGCAAAGGGCGAACAGGTCTCGCAGCTTGAGGTGAACGCGAAGAACCACGTCATTCATCGCGCGGAGGGGAAGCTGTTCTTCGTCTGCGCACTTGCCAAGGGCCTTGAATTTCCGAACTAG
- a CDS encoding serine/threonine-protein kinase: protein MRLADLAAGVVLGGKFRMVEILGRGSYGDVWLADVIGDEMLPPQVAVKIYHHQDRATRKLLEEATIASAFKHARLVQVFGASRIDGLVVMWMEYVPGKTLLQRVGDDDSPHPVSLDEVLKWLRDIADALAYLHVQDPPCVHGDLKLDNVLLEGDNVRLVDFGQSRTIEDRFVETNGVGAWPYLAPEVMGRSTDGRGQRFVSSDIYAFGVIAYRFLTGRFPRRTISEAINLATFPRPIELNPSVPPALDAVVWKCLDKRPDRRYPTGAALLAAIDQLRSDLEGKASTPINAPVAVEPVIQRPVDELAQLARELMEKGQIDDAIAQLEKAMRRMSTSPQVLLVYAQAAKRVGRLDAARAVYQRAISWLRSNGAQDHELRDPVEGMAELDVQLKKYEPAAEGFAWLAERWPDKRWYRYRHGVALGLAGRFRASVEVLKQLLSEGPPSALVCAKLGLAYLQQNQVELACQYFNEALMLDEFEPTALFQMARVRAIQGNRDRAERYLQRLQEVEGAGEQAQKLARLLGRESDTNEDGR, encoded by the coding sequence ATGAGACTGGCCGATCTCGCAGCTGGCGTCGTCCTTGGCGGGAAGTTCCGCATGGTCGAGATTCTAGGGCGCGGCAGCTACGGGGACGTCTGGCTTGCAGACGTCATCGGCGACGAGATGCTTCCGCCGCAGGTAGCGGTGAAGATCTACCACCACCAGGACCGCGCGACTCGGAAGCTGCTTGAGGAGGCGACGATTGCGAGCGCCTTCAAGCATGCCCGCTTGGTCCAGGTCTTCGGCGCATCCCGCATCGATGGTTTGGTCGTGATGTGGATGGAGTACGTGCCGGGTAAGACGCTGCTCCAGCGAGTGGGAGACGACGACTCTCCTCATCCGGTCTCCCTGGACGAGGTCCTGAAGTGGCTCCGCGACATCGCGGATGCGCTCGCCTATCTGCACGTCCAGGACCCTCCATGCGTTCATGGCGACCTGAAACTCGATAACGTCCTGCTTGAGGGTGACAACGTCCGTCTCGTTGATTTCGGCCAGAGTCGGACCATCGAGGATCGGTTTGTTGAGACCAATGGCGTGGGGGCGTGGCCATATCTCGCGCCTGAGGTCATGGGACGGAGCACAGACGGCCGCGGTCAGCGTTTTGTCTCGAGTGACATCTACGCCTTCGGAGTGATCGCCTATCGATTCCTGACTGGACGGTTCCCCCGCCGAACAATCTCTGAAGCCATCAACCTGGCGACGTTTCCGCGCCCCATCGAGTTGAATCCTTCCGTCCCGCCAGCACTCGACGCGGTCGTCTGGAAGTGCCTCGATAAGCGGCCAGACAGACGCTACCCGACCGGCGCAGCACTCCTTGCCGCGATCGATCAGCTGCGCTCCGATCTGGAGGGGAAGGCGTCGACGCCGATCAATGCTCCGGTTGCGGTCGAGCCGGTGATCCAGCGCCCCGTCGACGAACTTGCGCAGCTGGCGCGCGAGCTCATGGAGAAGGGTCAGATCGACGACGCCATCGCGCAGCTGGAGAAGGCCATGCGGCGCATGTCGACCTCGCCGCAGGTCCTGCTCGTCTATGCGCAAGCCGCCAAGCGGGTCGGTCGGCTCGATGCCGCGCGGGCTGTTTACCAGCGAGCGATCAGTTGGCTCAGGAGCAACGGCGCCCAGGATCACGAACTTAGAGATCCCGTCGAGGGCATGGCCGAGCTTGATGTCCAACTGAAGAAGTACGAGCCCGCCGCGGAGGGGTTCGCGTGGTTGGCTGAGCGGTGGCCCGATAAGCGCTGGTATCGGTACCGGCACGGCGTGGCGCTCGGTCTCGCAGGTCGATTCCGGGCATCCGTCGAGGTGCTCAAGCAGCTTCTGTCGGAGGGCCCGCCGTCCGCACTAGTGTGCGCAAAGCTGGGCTTGGCCTACTTGCAGCAGAATCAGGTGGAGCTCGCGTGCCAGTACTTCAACGAGGCGTTGATGCTCGACGAGTTCGAGCCAACCGCCCTCTTCCAGATGGCCCGCGTTCGCGCCATCCAGGGTAATCGGGATCGCGCGGAGCGGTACCTGCAGCGCCTTCAGGAGGTCGAGGGCGCCGGGGAGCAAGCCCAGAAACTTGCACGGCTTCTCGGACGAGAGAGCGACACGAACGAGGATGGTCGATGA